The stretch of DNA TTTACATAAGTAATTTCTTCCGATGCCCTCTCAAGCCTTTTATTAATTACACATATATCCTCGGTACCCCTGCTTTCTATTCTTCTTTTCAATTCTTTAAAAGAGGGAGGAAGTAAAAATATCAAAACACTGTCCGGATACTGTACCTTAATTTTTATAGCTCCTTCAACTTCCTTTTCCAGTACTATGTCGGTACCTGATTTCAAAGAGTCTTCCAATTGTTTCCTGGGAGTACCGTAATAATTTTCACAATATTCAACCCACTCGACAAACTCATTATTCTCTATCATGTGCTCAAACTCTTCTTTGGTTCTGAAATAGTAATTATATCCCTCTTTTTCTCCCTTCCTCGGACTTCTTGTAGTAACAGAAGGCAACACTTTTATATTGCTATTTCTTTCCCTCAATGCTTTAATAACAGTTCCTTTGCCGGTACCGGCCGGACCTGAAATAATTATTAATAAACCGCTCTTATCACTTTGATTCATATCAATTGCGTGTTACTCCTCCAATTCAATCATATGTCATTCACATGATAACAATATTTGTTATTCATCCAACAATTCATTCTCGTCGACACTTATATCTCCGGCACTCTTGCTGCTTAGCCTATGTGCTACAGTTTCCGGTTGGACCGCTGAAAGAATAACATGATCACTATCTGTTATTATAACAGCTCTTGTCCTCCTGCCGTAAGTTGCATCAATCAGCATACCCCTGTCCCTCGCCTCCTGTATTATCCTTTTTATTGGGGCAGACTCAGGACTTACTATTGCAACAAGCCTATTTGCCGAGACAATATTCCCAAAACCGATATTAATCAACTTCATTAATAAAAACCTCCCTATCACTCTATATTTTGTATTTGTTCTCTCATTTTCTCTATCTCGCTTTTAATTTCTAAAACTTCTTTTATTATTACCAAATCATTAGCTTTAGAACCAATAGTATTTACTTCTCTTATCATTTCCTGTATTAAAAAATCCAATTTCCTTCCAACAGGCTCTTGAAGTCTCAGGGTTTCCCTCATCTGGTCAATATGACTCTGAAGCCTGACAATTTCCTCGTCTATGCTGCATCTATCAGCAAATAACGCAACTTCCATAGATATCCGATTTTCATCTAAAAGCTTTTGCTCCATTAGCTCTTTAATTCTGTTTTCCAACTTATACTTATATTCCTTCACCACTTCCGGAGCCCGTTTTTTAACTTCCTTTAATTTTTTTTCAATAAACTCTCCTTTTAAAAGCAAGTCATTTTCCAGTTTCTTGCCCTCATTTTCCCTCATTTTTATAAGTCCTTCTATAGCTATATCCAAGGCTGTTTTTAGTAAGTACCATAATTCATCCTCATCTTCTTTCACATCTTGCAACTTTATAACATCAGGAAATCTGGCTACTAGGGAAACAGTAATATCGTCCTTTATCCCGAACTTGTCTCTCAATAACTCAGCTGCTTGAATATATGCTTTGGCCAGAGCCTCATCAATCAGCGCATTTTTCTTTCCCTCACCAAAATCCTCATATGTAATAAATACATCTGCTTTTCCCCTTGATAATGACTTATTAATCGTCTCCCTTACCTTTTCCTCCAGAAAGGATATTTGTTTAGGCATTTTTATTGATATATCACTATACCTGTGGTTTACAGTTTTTATTTCGACAGAAAATGATTTCCCTCCTTTCTGAACCTCACCTCTGCCAAATCCTGTCATACTTCTTATCATATCTGCTACCCCTTACTACTTTTCCAATGTCTATATATTGAACGATATGTATTATATCATAATTTCAGTCAAATTAAAGGGTTTTTTTTAAATATTATATATTTTTTCACATTTTCTATTGTATACTTCAATTTTCAGTAACCAATGTCCCCCAGTTCGTACATTAGTATTGCCAATACTGCTAACCCGGCTGTTTCCGTCCTTAAAATTCTTGGCCCTAGTGTAACAGGACTTCCTCCAAATTCAACCGCCAAATT from Bacillota bacterium encodes:
- the gmk gene encoding guanylate kinase, with amino-acid sequence MNQSDKSGLLIIISGPAGTGKGTVIKALRERNSNIKVLPSVTTRSPRKGEKEGYNYYFRTKEEFEHMIENNEFVEWVEYCENYYGTPRKQLEDSLKSGTDIVLEKEVEGAIKIKVQYPDSVLIFLLPPSFKELKRRIESRGTEDICVINKRLERASEEITYVNKYDYVITNDRVIDTANAINCIIKAEKLKTKRNVDILDRIVL
- a CDS encoding DUF370 domain-containing protein → MKLINIGFGNIVSANRLVAIVSPESAPIKRIIQEARDRGMLIDATYGRRTRAVIITDSDHVILSAVQPETVAHRLSSKSAGDISVDENELLDE
- a CDS encoding YicC family protein, which produces MIRSMTGFGRGEVQKGGKSFSVEIKTVNHRYSDISIKMPKQISFLEEKVRETINKSLSRGKADVFITYEDFGEGKKNALIDEALAKAYIQAAELLRDKFGIKDDITVSLVARFPDVIKLQDVKEDEDELWYLLKTALDIAIEGLIKMRENEGKKLENDLLLKGEFIEKKLKEVKKRAPEVVKEYKYKLENRIKELMEQKLLDENRISMEVALFADRCSIDEEIVRLQSHIDQMRETLRLQEPVGRKLDFLIQEMIREVNTIGSKANDLVIIKEVLEIKSEIEKMREQIQNIE